Within the Gloeobacter kilaueensis JS1 genome, the region AGATCGCCACCGGCGCGGACGCTTCGCAGTAGGCGTCCGGCAGCCAGGTGTGCAGCGGGAAGAGGGGCGTCTTGATTCCGAAGCCCAGCAATAGCAGGGTCAAGATCACCAGTTGGGCCGTGAGGGGCAGGGTGCGGGCAATATCCGAGTCGAGGGCAAAGGCCGCCGCTCCACCCAGCACCCCGATGCTCAAAAAAGCGCCCAGCAGCAAAAATCCGGAAACAGCGGTGTAGGTAAGAAACTTCATCGCCGCGTAGGCCCGCTTCGGGCTGCTGCCCCAGAGCAAGATGAGCAAGAACAAAGGCACCAGTTCCAGCTCATAAAAAAGCAAAAACAACAGCAGATTTTGCGCGGTAAACGCCCCAGCCAGCCCGGCTGTCACCAATAGCAACAGCGCGTAGTAGAGCTGGGGGCGCTCGATCGTGCGGGAGCTGGTGTAGACCGCCACCCAGCCCAGCAGCGCATTGAGGGCCAGCATCAGCAGCGAGAGGCCGTCCACTCCCAGGCTGTAGTTAAGACCAAGCGGCTCGATCCAGGGCACAAACTCGCTAAACTGCATCGCTGCACTGCTCGGTTGAAACTGGAAAAATAGCCAGCCAGTCCAGAGCAAGAGGGCGGCGCTGACCGCGAGGGCCGCCTGCCGGGCGCGGGTGGCCCCCAGGTTGGGCCAGAAGCCGATGGCGACAGCCCCCGCCACCGGTAACCAGATAAGCGTGCTTAACATTGGGGAATGCTCCGATTCTTAGCGTGAGTGGAGGGCCAGACCGACCGTGTGCAGGGGCGGATGGGAAGAAGCCATCGTCACCGAGGCGTAGATGCCCAGGGCAACCACCCCGAGCAGGATGGTCAGCATATAGAACTGGGTGCGGCCATTGGTGCTGTACTTGAGCCCTTCGCCTCCAAACAGTGAGGCGTAACCGACCAGATTGACCAGGCCATCGACGATGTGGCGATCGACCAGAAATACCAGCCGTGAGATCGAATCGACCAGAAAGACGACGCTGCGGCGATAGATTTCGGCCATGTAAAAGTCGTAGGCAAACAGTGCCTGCAACTTCGGCCAGGGCAGGGCGGCCAGCCTGAGGCGGATGCCCAAAACGCCCCCCCCAAAGCTGCCCACCGCCAGCAGCACAATGGCGGGCACAGAAAGACTCGATAGGGCCGGCAAAAGCCCGAGCTGCCAGAGAATAATGGGCAGGTGCAGCGCGACGCCAAACAGGGCCATCATCGGCAGCACCATCAGCCAGCTCACCTCCGGCGAGCGCTCGGTCATCTGCTGGGGCTTGCCTAAAAATATCAAAGCAAAGGCGCGGCCCAGGGCATAAGCGCTCAGGGCGTTGACAGCCACCAGCAGCACCGCCAGCACCGGCTGGCTGGTCCACAGTACTCCGATGAGTTGCACGATGGGCCAGAAACCGGCGAAGGGCGGCAGGGCCACCAGGCTCGCCCCCCCCACCAAAAAGGCAAGGGCAGTGAGGGGACGACGAGACCAGAGGCCACCGAACTGGGTGAGATCCTGGGTGACGCTGTTCCAGACTACCGAGCCGATGCTCATCACCAAAAGCGCCATCGAGATCGAAAAGCTCAGTACCAGCAACAGCGCCGTCTGCGTCTGCCCGGCGGCGACGGCGATAAAGACGATGCCCATGTAGGCGCTCACCAGATAGGAGAGCACCCGCGTGGTGTCCGTCTGGGCAAGGGAGATGAGGGTGCCCCCCAGGGCAGAGATAGCTCCGATCGTGGCGAGCAGAGCCAGGGCAAAGGGCGAAATCGTAATCACCGGGGCGAGTTCGACCAGCACCCAGGCACCGGTGGTCACCACCAGGGCGTTGCGCAAGATCGAAGCGGGCAGCGGCCCTTCCATCGCTTCGTCCAGCCACAGGTGCAGCGGAAACTGGGCGCACTTGCCGACCGGCCCGGCGATAAGCGCCACGGCGATGAGCGTCGCCGGCAGCGGGTCGAGCCGGTGGGTCGCCGCCCAGCGCGCCAGATCGCTAAAGTTCCAGCTGCCCGCCAGCGGCAGCAGGGCAAGCACCCCCATCAGCAACAGCAAATCGCCGACGCGCTTGGTCAAAAAGGCGTCGCGGGCTCCGGAGACCACCAGCGGCTGGTTGAACCAGAAACCGACCAGCAAGTAGGTGCCGAGGGTGAGAATTTCAAGCAAAAAGTAACTGAAGAACAGCGACTGGCAGAGCACCAGGCCGCACATCCCCGCCTCAAAAAGGCCCAAAAACGAAAACAGCCGCGCCCAGCCCCAGTCCATCTCCATGTAGCCGATCGCATAAATCTGGGCGAGCAAATTGAGTCCGGTAATCAACACCAGCGCGCCGACGGTGAGCGTCGAAATTTCGACTGGGACCGCGAGGGTCAGGCTCTGCAGGTGCAGCCAGGTAAAGCTGATCTCGCGGGCCGGTTGCCCCCAGATCCCGATGAGCGCCAAAAGCGAGTGGCTAAAAGCCAGCAGTGTCGTGACGACATTGACGTAGCCCGCCGGCCTGGGACCAGTGCGGCGGATAATACCCGGAAACCACAACAGAGCAGAAATCGCCCCCACCAGAGGATAGCAAGGAACTAGCCATACAGATTCGACCGCAGACATGAACATCAGAACGTCCCTTCGCGCAGACTAAATAGTTGTCTCCCGGCAACCTGGCAACCCCATGCCCGCCGCCCTACTGGTATGTTAAAGAATGGTTACATTTAATTAAAGTCAATGATTCTTATATAATCCATAGAACCCAGTCTATATTGAAAGTGCAAACGTTCGAGGTCTGGTTCCGATGCAGGTAACGCTTCATCAGTTGCAGCTTTTTCAGGTAGTGGCGCGGCACTTGAGCTACACGCGGGCGGCGGAGGAGCTGTTTTTAACCCAGCCGACCGTCTCGATGCAGATCAAGCAACTGACAAAGAGTATCGGCCTGCCTCTATTTGAGCAGATTGGCAAGCGGCTGTACCTCACAGATGCCGGTCGCGAACTGCTCGTCACCTGCGAGGAGATCTCAAAACAGCTCGCTCGCTTTGAGATGACCGTAGCCGACCTGCAGGGTCTAAAAAAAGGCTCGCTCAGGCTGGCGGTGGTGACGACGGCCAAGTACTTCGTGCCGCGCCTTCTGGGGCCTTTTTGTCAGCGCTATCCAAATATCGATGTGTCGCTGAAGGTGACCAACCGGGGCCGGGTGCTGGAGCGGCTGAGCGCCAACTCCGAAGATCTTTATATTCTCGCCTCGCCCCCCGAAAACTTTGAAGCCGAGGCCCAGCCGTTTCTGGCGGACGCGCTGGTGGTCCTCGCACCGGGGGATCATCCGCTTTCCCACCAGCGCAACATCCCGCTGGAGCGGATTGCCCGCGAGCCGTTCTTGATGCGCGAGGTCGGCTCCGGCACCCGCCAGACGGTGCAGCGCATCTTTGACAAGTACAACCTCCAGCCCAACGTCAAGATGCAGATCGGTAGCAGCGAGGCGATCAAGCAGGCGATCGCCGGTGGGCTGGGCATATCGATTTTGTCGCACCACGTCCTGGCCCTCGAAGGCGGCACCGACAAACTGGCCATCCTTGATGTCGTCGGCTTTCCGATTCGCCGCCAGTGGCACGTCGTCTACGCCAAGGGCAAGGCACTCTCGGTGGTGGCCCGCACCTTCCTTGAATATCTCTTCAGTGAGGGGCAGCAGATAGCCGAGCGCACCAGCACGCCGATGCCTGAGCAACTCTACAGCTACCTGCTCGCCGCCGAAGGGGTCGAGTAGCGATCCCTTAATCCTCGCCCTGCCAGCCGAGAGCCTGCCGGCTGTGCTTGAGGTCCTTCCAGAGATGGTTCATCTGTTGAAAGGCTTCTTCCGCTGTGATGTTGCCGCCGGTTTCGAGGGCACAGAGGTACTCTACCTGTCTGGCAAACTGCTGCAGGTTGGCATGAAAGAGCAACTTTTCGGGTGTGAACTCGCCTCGATAGGGCGTACTGGGATAAAGAAACTGTTCTAACTCGCGGTTGTTCTGAGACATAGCACCTCTTCCTGGCTATAAAACTGGGCGCACCGCCCCCAACCCCCCCGGCGGGGCACTACTATCGACACCTCAAGCTAAATAGGCGCAAAAGCACGGGTAAAAAGCTCACCCCAGCGTCGAATAACGGCGGCAGGGTAGGATACTGCTGTAGCGTCCGTCCTGGCCATCGACATTGCGGGGACGCGCTGCTTTTGATCTGTCTTGGACCGCGATTGTATGCGTATTCCCCGCCACGTCCTCGATCTCGACCTTCTGGAGCAGGGCCGCAGCTACTATCAAAAATTGTTCGACGAACAAAAACAGGCCCTTGGCCAGCGCCTGGGCGATCCGAACAGCGATGCCGGTGCCATCCTGGCCGAATCCGGCAGCACCGCTCTCAATCTCTTGCGCTACCGCTCGGTCCTCGAACCGGGCAATCGGGAATTGCGCAGCCTGCTCGATATCGCCTGTCTGCATCTGGGAGGACTGTTCGCCCTGGCGGCGATGCCTGCCGGCAGCGGCAGCTGGGGATTTGGACTGCCCACCGGTGAAAACATTCTGCTCAGGGGCACCGGACCTACCCCCCAAGCCAACGCCCGGCTGTGGATCGATAGCTTCTGCCTTGCGATCGTCGCCCGCCGCGACGAGGTGCTCGACAATCTCGTGCATCTGCCCGAGCCGATCCTGCGCCACTCGCCGGTGGGCTGTCCAGAATACATGCACCTTTGCGTCGCTGCTCTACGCGATCTGCGCGCCGGAGCGGCGTCTACCGCCGATCGCGTCATCAAGGCGCTGCACGCTGCCAGTGAGCTTCTCGCGGCCCCCAAAGCCGATCCTTCCGTCGTTCAGCTGCGCACAGCCGAACTGGAGATGCTCGCCGCCCTGGCGGGCGGCGACGGTGCTGGTTTCAACCGCTTTACCCAGAAGACGATGACCCTGCAGCGGCTCTGTTGGGGCACGCGCCCGCGACTGCTCGATCCGCGCGGCTGGCTTTCGATCGTCGGGCTGGGCCTGGTCACCCACGCCCACCGCCAGGGCGAGCGGATCGTGATTCGCTCAGATTACATCCCGGAAGTGCTGGTGTACTAAAAGGCGCTGCGCATCTGGCGGGCAACGCCATGGCCGGGGCATAGCTCCCATACGCGATTGCCCAGCCGGTACCAGGTCGAGCGCTGGCCGCAGTGGGGACAGTTCGACCAGAGCCGGACCAGATGCAGCGGCGTGTGCATGTCAAAGAAGATTTCGTCCTCCGAGCCGGAGCCGCCGGGACGAATGACGCGGGACGGCATGACAACCCCTGAAACCGATTGCGAATCACACAACGGTTGTTTCTATTGTGAAAAGTTTGGCGCAAAAAAGATTCAAAAATTGATATTTGGCAACAAACCGGTTATTTCGGTCGGTGGTAGACGACGTAGACCGAGCAGGGGGCGTGGTGAAGCACGTAGTTGCTCACCGAGCCCAAAAAAAGGGCGCTGAGGGTCGAGCGGCCCCGGCGGCCAATCACGATCAGATCCGCCTGCCAGCTCACTGCCAGCTCACAGATCTTGCGGCCCGGATGGCCTGCCACCTGGGTCGTCTCAGCCACCAGACCGGCGGCCTCCGCCTCGCTCTTGTGCGCTTCGAGTAGATCGAGCCCGCTCTGCTCGAAGCGCCGGTAACTTTCGAGGTAGAGCCTGAGCGGTTCGTCGTCGAGGGAAGGATAGAACTGTCCGGGCAGCGACAGGGGCAGGGCGGGGCTGCCCTCCTCGTCCCCCGAGAGCACGTGCAGCAGCTGCAGGTGGGCTTTTGTGGCTCGGGCCAGTTCCAGCGCGGCGGCAAAGACGGCCCTGCCCGCTTCGCTCAGATCGAAGGCTACCAGGATCCTTTGCATCTACCCTCCCACCGATTCGAGTCAGTAACTTCCAGCCTACCGGCTCCGCCGCTTCTTGTGGGTGTGCTGGCCGCAACCGTCAGGCTCCGGTGGTCATCTCCGCCTCGATCGCCGCCACCACGAGCCGGGTGCGCACGGCGGCATCCGGATTGAGGCTCATCGAATCGATGCCCAGTTCGACCAGCCAGCGGGCGAACTCGGGATAGTCGCTCGGAGCCTGACCGCAGATGCCGATCTTGCGGCCCGTCTTTTTTACTGTCGTAATCGCCAGGGCGATCATCGCTTTGACTGCCGGGTGGCGCTCGTCAAAGAGCGCTGCCACCGCCGCCGAGTCGCGGTCGAGGCCCAGGGTGAGCTGGGTGAGGTCGTTGGAGCCGATCGAAAAGCCGTCGAAGATCTGGGCGAACTGCTCCGCCAGGATGACGTTGCTGGGCAGTTCGCACATGACGTAGACTTCGAGGCCATTTTCACCGCGCACCAGGCCGTGGCTCGCCAGTTGAGCGATCACCGAGCGCCCCTCCTCGGGGGTGCGGCAGAAGGGCACCATCAAGACGACATTGGTGAGGCCCATCTCGTCGCGCACCCGCTTGAGCGCCCGGCACTCGAGGGCAAAGGCGGCCCGAAAGCGCGCATCGCCGTAGCGGGCCGCTCCTCGCCAGCCGAGCATCGGGTTTTCTTCGACGGGCTCGAAGCTGCGCCCTCCCAATAAGTCGGCGTACTCGTTGCTCTTAAAATCCGACAGGCGCACGATCACAGGCTTTGGATAGAACGCCGCCGCGATCGTCGCCACACCCTGGGTGAGCCTGTCTACAAAGTAGTCGTACCGGTGCGGGTAGGAGGCAGTGAGGGCCGCCAGTTGCGCCTTCTCCTCCCCCTCGGGCAACTCGTCGAAGTGCAGGAGCGCGAGCGGATGGACCTGGATCTGGTTGGCGATGATAAATTCCAACCTGGCCAGACCCACCCCGTCGTTCGGAAACGCGGTGGCGAGCCGAAACGCTTCGGATGGGTTGCCGACGTTGAGGAGAATCCGGGTACGGGGACGGGGCAGCGTCTGGAGGGCCACCTCGCTGCGCTCGAAGGGAACGAGTCCGGCGTAGACGTGGCCCTCGTCGCCCTCGCAGCAGGCGACGGTGATCTGCTGCCCCTCGTCGATGCGGCTGGTGGCATCGCCGGTGCCGACGATAGCCGGGATGCCCAGTTCGCGGGCGATAATCGCCGCGTGGCAGGTGCGTCCGCCCTGGTTGGTGACGATGGCGCTCGCCTTTTTCATCACCGGCTCCCAGTCCGGGTCGGTGCGGTCGGTGACGAGCACCTCGCCGGTCTCGAAGCTCTCCAGCTGGTCGGGGGTGAGCACGATCCGGGCTTTGCCCCGGCCCACCGCCTCGCCCACGCCGCGACCGCTCACCAACAGCGGCCCCCTCCCGGTGAGCCGATAGGTGATCAAAGTCTGGCTGCTCTTTTGCGATTGCACCGTCTCGGGACGGGCCTGAACGATAAACAGTTCGCCGCTGTTGCCATCTTTGGCCCACTCGATGTCCATCGGGGTCGGCACCCCGCGCACGCGGCCATAGTGTTGCTCGATGAGCATCGCCCAGCGCGCCAGCTGGACGATCTCCTCGTCGTCCAACACCAGGGCACTCTGCTCGGTGGCCGTCGTGGGCACCGTCAAGAGCACACTGCCTTCGTCGCCGTCGGCGTAGACCAGCTTGCGCTCCTTGCTGCCGGGGCGCTTGACGAGAATCGGCTGAAAACCCTGATCCAGCGTCGGCTTGAAGACGATGTATTCGTCCGGGTTGATCGCCCCCTGCACGACCATCTCCCCCAATCCCCAACCGGCGCTGATAAGCACCGCGTTCTCAAAGCCACTCTCCGGGTCGATCGAGAAGATCACCCCCGAACCTGCCAGGTCGGAGCGGACCATCTTCTGCACGCAGACCGAGAGCGAGACGGCGAAGTGGTCGAACCCCTTGAGCTGGCGGTAGCTGATTGCCCGGTCGGTAAATAGCGAAGCGTAGCAGCGCCGCACCGCAGCGATCACCGCCTCTTCGCCCTGGATATTGAGATAACTCTCCTGCTGACCGGCAAAGCTGGCGTCGGGCAGATCCTCGGCGGTCGCACTCGAGCGCACGGCGACGTCCGTATCCACTCCGTACTGCTCGCACAGCCGCCGATAACCGGCTCGAATCTGCGCTTCAAGATCGATGGGCAACGCCCCAGCCTGAATGAGGGCGCGGGCCTTTTCGCCGCGCTCGTGCAGATTGGCCAGATCTTCGATGTCGAGATCGGCAAACAGCGCCCGCAGCTTCGCTTCCAGCCGATTGAAGTGAATAAAGTTCTGGTACGCAAAAGCGGTAATGGCAAAGCCTTCTGGAACGCGAATGCCCTTAGGCGTCAACTGCCGGATCAGTTCTCCCAGCGAGGCGTTCTTGCCGCCCACCACCTCGATATCGCCCAGTCCGACCTCGTCCAACCACAGCACCAGTGCCCGCTCGCGGGGCAACGGCCCAAAAGCATTCTGACGTTTGGTCTGCACCATGACAGTTCTCCAGAAGATTCAATCACAACCGGCAAAAAAACATCCTCCACACGCTCACAGAGGATCGAGCACTCCCCACAAGACAGCAACCGGCCCCACTATCGGCAATAGCGCCATAGTCAGACGCAGCGATGCCCGCGAACCCTAAAACTTTTATAGAGCGATGGGCCAGATCAGATTTGTATAGGAACACTACCGGCCTATCTTTCTTCAATATAGAACAAAATGTTCATTCTGAACTACTAAGTTTTTTGATCTCCAGGCCGGGGATCAAAGTCATGGCAAGCATTTGCGCCTGAAGAGCGTGGCGGAGCGTCCAAAAATCGGGTAATCCCAACCCTCCGGCACCCGGCTATTCTCCCACAAAAAGCAAAGCGCTCCTGAGCACCAGTAAAGCGTCCATTCCAACACTTTCACACGCCACAACAGCTTTCAAAAGCGTGTGCCCGCTAGACTGGTAAAGCTCTTCTGGCAAAAAACATTTTTATGTCCCTGCACCGCAGTTCTGGGCGCTGGCAATTGGGCTTGGGGCTCGCCCTTGTCACCACATTCTTATGGGGAATCTTACCTGTTGCCCTGAGCATTGCTCTCCAGCAGCTTGACAGCTACACCCTGACCTGGGTTCGCTTCGTCATCGCCTTTTCGCTTTTACTGCCGTTTCTTGCCCTGCAGCGGTCCCTGCCGGATCTGGCCAAACTGCGCCCGCTGGACTGGGGCCTGCTGGCCCTCGCTGTCGTATTTCTGGCTGCCAACTACGTCCTGTTTTTGCTGGGCCTGCACCAGACCTCCGCCTCCAACGCCGAGGTCGTGATCCAGCTTTCACCCGTACTGTTGGCCCTTGGTGCCCTGCTCATCTTCAAGGAGCGCTACACCGGCCTGCAGTGGAGTGGCCTGGCAGTCTTTGTCGCAGGCTTTGGCCTGTTCTTTCAGGCCCAACTTGCAAGCCTCCTCACGAGTTCCGCCACCTACATCGTGGGCAGTGGCCTGGTCGTCGTCGGTGCGATCGTCTGGGCCATCTATGCCCTTGCCCAAAAACAGCTGCTCAAAGTTCTGCCCGCCGCCGCCACGATGCTGCTCATCTACGCCGGTTGCGCCCTCGTCCTCCTTCCCCTCACCCATCCTGCCCAACTTTTAACGCTCGACAGCCTGCACCTCGCCGTCGTCCTCTTCTGCGCCCTCAACACCCTCGTCGCCTACGGTGCCTTCGCCGCCTCGCTGGAGCACTGGGAAGCTTCCCGCGTCAGTGCCGTCATCTC harbors:
- a CDS encoding NAD(P)H-quinone oxidoreductase subunit F — translated: MFMSAVESVWLVPCYPLVGAISALLWFPGIIRRTGPRPAGYVNVVTTLLAFSHSLLALIGIWGQPAREISFTWLHLQSLTLAVPVEISTLTVGALVLITGLNLLAQIYAIGYMEMDWGWARLFSFLGLFEAGMCGLVLCQSLFFSYFLLEILTLGTYLLVGFWFNQPLVVSGARDAFLTKRVGDLLLLMGVLALLPLAGSWNFSDLARWAATHRLDPLPATLIAVALIAGPVGKCAQFPLHLWLDEAMEGPLPASILRNALVVTTGAWVLVELAPVITISPFALALLATIGAISALGGTLISLAQTDTTRVLSYLVSAYMGIVFIAVAAGQTQTALLLVLSFSISMALLVMSIGSVVWNSVTQDLTQFGGLWSRRPLTALAFLVGGASLVALPPFAGFWPIVQLIGVLWTSQPVLAVLLVAVNALSAYALGRAFALIFLGKPQQMTERSPEVSWLMVLPMMALFGVALHLPIILWQLGLLPALSSLSVPAIVLLAVGSFGGGVLGIRLRLAALPWPKLQALFAYDFYMAEIYRRSVVFLVDSISRLVFLVDRHIVDGLVNLVGYASLFGGEGLKYSTNGRTQFYMLTILLGVVALGIYASVTMASSHPPLHTVGLALHSR
- a CDS encoding LysR family transcriptional regulator, with amino-acid sequence MQVTLHQLQLFQVVARHLSYTRAAEELFLTQPTVSMQIKQLTKSIGLPLFEQIGKRLYLTDAGRELLVTCEEISKQLARFEMTVADLQGLKKGSLRLAVVTTAKYFVPRLLGPFCQRYPNIDVSLKVTNRGRVLERLSANSEDLYILASPPENFEAEAQPFLADALVVLAPGDHPLSHQRNIPLERIAREPFLMREVGSGTRQTVQRIFDKYNLQPNVKMQIGSSEAIKQAIAGGLGISILSHHVLALEGGTDKLAILDVVGFPIRRQWHVVYAKGKALSVVARTFLEYLFSEGQQIAERTSTPMPEQLYSYLLAAEGVE
- a CDS encoding DUF7219 family protein, which gives rise to MSQNNRELEQFLYPSTPYRGEFTPEKLLFHANLQQFARQVEYLCALETGGNITAEEAFQQMNHLWKDLKHSRQALGWQGED
- a CDS encoding immunity 49 family protein; the encoded protein is MRIPRHVLDLDLLEQGRSYYQKLFDEQKQALGQRLGDPNSDAGAILAESGSTALNLLRYRSVLEPGNRELRSLLDIACLHLGGLFALAAMPAGSGSWGFGLPTGENILLRGTGPTPQANARLWIDSFCLAIVARRDEVLDNLVHLPEPILRHSPVGCPEYMHLCVAALRDLRAGAASTADRVIKALHAASELLAAPKADPSVVQLRTAELEMLAALAGGDGAGFNRFTQKTMTLQRLCWGTRPRLLDPRGWLSIVGLGLVTHAHRQGERIVIRSDYIPEVLVY
- a CDS encoding universal stress protein → MQRILVAFDLSEAGRAVFAAALELARATKAHLQLLHVLSGDEEGSPALPLSLPGQFYPSLDDEPLRLYLESYRRFEQSGLDLLEAHKSEAEAAGLVAETTQVAGHPGRKICELAVSWQADLIVIGRRGRSTLSALFLGSVSNYVLHHAPCSVYVVYHRPK
- the ppsA gene encoding phosphoenolpyruvate synthase, translating into MVQTKRQNAFGPLPRERALVLWLDEVGLGDIEVVGGKNASLGELIRQLTPKGIRVPEGFAITAFAYQNFIHFNRLEAKLRALFADLDIEDLANLHERGEKARALIQAGALPIDLEAQIRAGYRRLCEQYGVDTDVAVRSSATAEDLPDASFAGQQESYLNIQGEEAVIAAVRRCYASLFTDRAISYRQLKGFDHFAVSLSVCVQKMVRSDLAGSGVIFSIDPESGFENAVLISAGWGLGEMVVQGAINPDEYIVFKPTLDQGFQPILVKRPGSKERKLVYADGDEGSVLLTVPTTATEQSALVLDDEEIVQLARWAMLIEQHYGRVRGVPTPMDIEWAKDGNSGELFIVQARPETVQSQKSSQTLITYRLTGRGPLLVSGRGVGEAVGRGKARIVLTPDQLESFETGEVLVTDRTDPDWEPVMKKASAIVTNQGGRTCHAAIIARELGIPAIVGTGDATSRIDEGQQITVACCEGDEGHVYAGLVPFERSEVALQTLPRPRTRILLNVGNPSEAFRLATAFPNDGVGLARLEFIIANQIQVHPLALLHFDELPEGEEKAQLAALTASYPHRYDYFVDRLTQGVATIAAAFYPKPVIVRLSDFKSNEYADLLGGRSFEPVEENPMLGWRGAARYGDARFRAAFALECRALKRVRDEMGLTNVVLMVPFCRTPEEGRSVIAQLASHGLVRGENGLEVYVMCELPSNVILAEQFAQIFDGFSIGSNDLTQLTLGLDRDSAAVAALFDERHPAVKAMIALAITTVKKTGRKIGICGQAPSDYPEFARWLVELGIDSMSLNPDAAVRTRLVVAAIEAEMTTGA
- a CDS encoding DMT family transporter produces the protein MSLHRSSGRWQLGLGLALVTTFLWGILPVALSIALQQLDSYTLTWVRFVIAFSLLLPFLALQRSLPDLAKLRPLDWGLLALAVVFLAANYVLFLLGLHQTSASNAEVVIQLSPVLLALGALLIFKERYTGLQWSGLAVFVAGFGLFFQAQLASLLTSSATYIVGSGLVVVGAIVWAIYALAQKQLLKVLPAAATMLLIYAGCALVLLPLTHPAQLLTLDSLHLAVVLFCALNTLVAYGAFAASLEHWEASRVSAVISLAPLVTLAAVWASSQVWPALLKPEPLTPTGFLGAVLVVVGSLAMALGRGTLSPQPPPPMVKGEK